The genomic stretch CATTTCTAATGGATCATACAAGGCAATTATTTATCTTCGGGGCCTAGATATTGATAAGCTTCGCTAGATGCTAAATGtatgttttaaacaaaattctTTTGCATATTTGAATGCAGATATTTGGCTACAGAATGTCGCTGTGGGCAGAGCACATTGGGTTTCTGGAGAGATGCTTTGAGCGACCAGAAAGCCTTGAGTGTGTTAGACGTGTAAGAGCACTAGGTGAGCTGAATTGGTCTCAATATGCATCTGAAGAAGTAACTGACATGAGGGGTCACCTTGTCAAGTATCCTGTTGGGGTGGATGCTATGGGGAAAGTTACGCCTCTTCGAGGTTGTGAAACATTCCCGGACATGGGTGGAAACATAGTAGGAACATTTGTTGCCATTCAAGAAAATCTTACCATCTGATCAAATGCATCCCTCAAGTTCTAACTCCATCAGCGTAGTCGTATTAGTTCTCTGGCTTTGGAGCAGTTTCAGATGAGTAGACATTTTTGGCTATAATGAATCCCTCCTTagatcttcttcttctcttccttttctccctTTCTTATAGATGGGTGCTTGGCAGATGTTGGGGGGTTTTTTAGTATAGATTTAATCAGCTGTAATCTTCGATGATTGTcatcttttgtaatttttgcaGATAATTTTAGTCTGCGGTTTTCTTTTTAAGTCAAAAATTTCTTCTGAGGGAAAAGAATTCTGTAAAAATCTTCTGGTTTACCAGAACCTATTcgttctgcatttttttttttcaatgcaTGTCCTGTGGAATTTTGGTCATGTATAGTATAGCACTCTATCTCACCAAGCATATATAGCTCTGAGGCTAGACATGCTAACATGGCAATACACATTTAGACGAGGTTCATTGGAGATTTTCCACCAACTTATATCATGCATAATCAGCCAGATTAATTTTTATCatacatattattattatacataaacaaactaaaatttCAAGTAGTTACTTGCGATACAAGCGAAGGTATTGACTCATTTAAACGCTCATTTAATTTTACGGTATATTGTCAGGATTGATGCAATTGACAAACGAACTTGTTCAGGCTTTTCGCTTAAACGACTCATCACCAGATGCAATTGACAAACTACTTTCCCCAGATAAAATTAATGTACTGTGTTTTAGTGTTGCGATCGAGATCCAAAATTCATGTTGAAACCCCACTACCCACATCGATCCACAACCTCAATTCTCTCGGTACCCTCACTTGGCAGCTTTGTGAATTGTATAATGAACAATGATCTAATAGAAAACGTACAACTGCATTCACTTCCACATGCTCCCTTATAGATTACCATTTTCTGGATCTACCATACGCATTGATCCTGCATTAGTTATTTACACCTTGGTAACAAGTAGAATATATGGCAATTGAATATTTGGAGTTTAATGTAATGTTTGTTTGTCTAACGAGTGCTCGTATTCGTGTTAGCGTGTCAGTTCAAATGTTGAATTTATGAAAagtaaaaattaaacaaaaaagtaaataaatgcaAAAGAAGGTAATAATTGATAATGCATGTATTCACAGGATAGGTTTGAATGTGATTCAGATGCGTTAACACGTacccattcttttttttttaaaaaaaaaaaacccccttTGAGATTGAGAGGGAGTGTTGAACTTGAAATGCTCACTGAGAAATAAGTACTAGTAGTATTTACTAGTAGTACCATATAAAGATGCTACCTCCATTGGGATCTGGATTTTTGTTGCTAATCTATCTGGAATTAAAGTATTTTTAAGATCTAATTTaccattaaaaaaataaaagcataTTAAAAGGCCTGAGATGTGCCCCTCCCTATAATCGCCCATTATTTCGTCAGCCACACGTCCGTGTGTTCCCTCGCTTGTCCAAGCGTTGCACAACTACCATGCACAGTCACAAattgccccccccccccccccccatcCCCATGTACTAAACTAAACAGCCACAAATAATTCCCacttgaaaataaaattttggtaaaagaataaaaagatgGAATTGGGATTAAAAAGattctaaatttatttttaaattacaaaaagttaatttgtaaaaaaattatgaaCGGGCAGCCGTAAAATTGAAATGTAGAGGTTCGAAAATTTCTATTGAATTGCATTGGAAATACTTTTGGGACAGAATAATCGTAGCGTCAAAAATGTCTATTGAATTGTACGCAATTTTCTAAGAATTATTGCTTCTTTTCGAGAAAATTACAGAGCAAATTTCGTATTTTATTTGGTGACATAGATGCATTATACAAGCGTGGAATTTTACAACAACTTTTACGTACCGTATTTATGGGTGAGTAATTGTTGAATGTGTAAAAATAGATAGTATTAATctttaaataatttaaaaaacttAAATTATTAAACCACGTAACAAGAGTTTATTGTCGAAGGCATATTTATATGCATATCTTTGCTCAAGTCACACTAAAACACACAATAGATCCAAATGTATTCTAAAAAACCCCTCTCGTCccacaaataaaaaaaaccaaaagatATTAcccaaaagagaaaataaaaaaagaaaataaaaaataaacgtCACTTTATAAAGGTAAGCGGTACTTGCTGTCTGTGTATATACCACAGTCTCATTTGGATTCCGTCCTCCTTCTCAGCTTAAAACAAAGCTCAGATTTTTATTCCGAGCTTTTCAGACATGGGTTTCCCAGCTAACGGCTCAGCTGAAACCAAGCCCCTCAAGTTTCTGATCTACGGCAGAACTGGCTGGATAGGCGGCTTGCTGGGAAAGCTATGCGAAGCTCAAGGGATCAATTACACATATGGGTCAGGTCGGCTCGAGAGCCGGGAATCATTGGAATCCGATATTGCTAGTGTTAACCCGACCCATGTCTTCAATGCCGCCGGCGTCACGGGTCGTCCCAACGTCGACTGGTGCGAGTCCCACAAAGTTGAGACCATCCGGACCAACGTTGTCGGCACGCTGACGTTGGCTGACGTGTGCAGGGAGAAAGGTTTGATCTTGATTAATTATGCTACCGGCTGCATTTTTGAGTATGATGCGGCTCATCTACTCGGGTCGGGTGTTGGATTCAAGGAGGAGGATACTCCCAACTTTATTGGATCTTTCTATTCCAAGACCAAAGCCATGGTGGGTTCCCTTTCCTTTTatcttttcattcatttttgGTTTCCTATATGAAATTCTAAtaatttatgttttttttttttttggaaattgtGATTAACTGAGCTCAAGTTGTTATTTGggtgttttcttttcttaatatGGGATATTATTAATCTGTATCATTAGATACTGGTTAGGCTGAATGGTTGTCAACTGAAGATGAGcatttatggagtattttggATGCagatatttaaaaattttggaatttgacCTTTTTCTCATGGGCCACTGCATTAGACTACTGCAGAATTTTGGGCATGGATTTCTAGGGTGGGGTGTGcgtatatattatattattgttGGATCTGGAATCTTGGAGGGTGGATCTTGTAGTGattttggttttcttttacCAAGATTCTGTAGATAAGCTGAAGAGTAAATGGTCTATTTGGGAATAAAGTCTCTGTTTAGGTCATTTGTTTGAAGTAGGGAGGATTATGTGAACCAAAAGCAAAAACGATCAAATTGGAGAATTCTGCAATTCTAAATCTAGAGCTGCTTGAAATTCGCCCATGGTAGCATAATtacttaaagaaagaaaaaagaggagaaaaggTAAGTCAAAGATACTTGATGGGGAAATTTAGATGAGAACTCATACTGTGGTGTTTTCCCAGTCATTACACCGATTCATTTGTTAAATGCAATTTGCCCGAGTTGAAGCTAATGGGATGAATTCTctaatttgaagagaaatttaTGTGGTTCATGAAGTTTTAGGAGAGTGAACTGAGTCTCCTCATGACCAAACATTAGAGTATCTCAATTATAGACACGTTAGCTGCACGTTTACATGAACTTTTAGATGTTTATTCATATTATATGTTGAGTACTGGTCACCAAATGCTCTTGCTTTGGGTTGAAATTGGTGGCCTTCTTCTGAAACTTGTTCTTTAAGGTGGTCTCAAACTGTCAACAagtttgattttatttatttccaaACTGGTTCAGTGGTTGTATTCCTGACAGCTGGTGTTCAAGCTGGCCTATAGCAGAATTTTTTTGTTGTCATTTTAATTCATGATGGAGTATGCAATTCTATTTTTTAAGtcctaaaatgaaaattttcaatgaaAAGGGGATATATTTGAAAGAATAATGACATTTAACAATTCACTAACAATTCTGATAGTGAATCCTTATCGCCGTTTCTTTTTTGGCAGGTTGAAGATTTGCTTAAGAACTATGAGAATGTCTGCACATTGCGTGTACGGATGCCCATCTCATCTGATTTGGCCAATCCTCGTAATTTCATTACCAAGATCACTAGATATGAGAAGGTGGTAAATATACCAAACTCGATGACAATCTTGGATGAACTCCTTCCCATTTCCATTGAAATGGCAAAAAGGGACCTCACCGGCATATGGAACTTCACAAATCCTGGAGTTGTCAGCCACAATGAAATCCTGGAGATGTACAAAGAATATATTGACCCAAAGTTTACATGGAAGAATTTTACCCTTGACGAGCAAGCAAAGGTGATAGTTGCCCCACGGAGCAATAATGAGCTCGATGCgacaaaactaaaaaatgaatttcctGAACTCTTATCCATTAAGGAATCCCTCTTAAAGTACGTGTTCAAGCCAAATCAAAAGACCGCTGCTTGAAACTTAGAGATATGAAGTTTGTTGTccaatattttttatttcaggGAGGTTCAAGATGATCTCTCCATTATATGGTTGCTCTTCCTAAACAGGCATGTATGATTAGCCCTTCTCTGTACCCAATATGTTGTTGCATTTgtattttctccatgatgaatAAATCAGTTTCAATGTTTTGAGCTTTACACTATACACAATTCGGAATTCTTCCGTTCTGTGATGATTATGTTAGGAAAAGTAGACATGCAAGATACAGGTTTGCTACTTCATTATTGTGCTTCATCGAATGTTAACAAGAAGCTGATTTTGAGGATCCTAGAGTATAGTTTTATCACTGCTGGAGTGGCAAATGTTTTTGCTATTTATCTGCAGTCAACCTTTGATTCTGGCCAAGTTTCATCCTGCGTAACTGACACATGCAGAATCAATGAACCAAATGATGGCGAATGCAAAAGTAGGACGTTGCAAACACGGAGTCATGTAGCAAAATCCCTTGGTTACAAGGACGGGAAAACAGGTTCTTGTTTAGTCCTGCACTTGCTCTGCAGTTGACGTCCTTGCTGAGAGCGAAAGAACTTTGCAAAATTACTGAGAGGGAAGAAAAGTCGTACAAATCTGAGAACTGTAGAAGAATTAAATTTGTAAAACTAATCTGCTCAGTCCACAAAGATAGCAGAACAAATGATCCAAATAATGATAGAGGATCCTAAAATCAGTGACTCGTCGGACTAATTAATAGATTGACATCACTGTTTGCCCTTCTCTTTTGCTGTTGATATCTCAATACTGTAGTGTTGCTGTCAAAGGGGTGTAGTTAATTATGCTCTAATAACATTTTTCTCCCAtgttttttaaccttttttcaCTTATAAGATCATAGCCCGTCTCATTATGATAACAGCACAACCATTTGCTTTCTGCTGtcagaagaaaggaaaagaaaatttgagagTGGATGATTAAATTAAATACAGGAAGACACTTAGCAGACAACAACTATTTTTGTTTTGCGGAGAACAGATCCCAGCCAAATCATTGCTCCACTCCTTTAAGGAGATTCTCAGCCACGGCATGCAAtattaatcctttttttttctgcaaTGCAGGGAAATTACTGCTGGAGTCTTCGTGATCAGGCAACATCATAAGGAGCACCAGGTCTGTAGTTGTACACCGCCAGAGGCATCTTCACCTGATGAACACCATCTGCCCAAACCACAGCACCTGACGTGATTGGCTGCTGCGTAATCTTCGGTCCAGTGACTCTAACGGTGAAGGATTTTTCCCCCCAACAGAAGAGAATGTAAGGGTGGATGGTTTCACCGTAGCATTATATATGCTTGACTGCAGTAAGCGTAGGGCAGCATGGTAGGTTGATGGTTTGCCAACATTGGTCACTGTTCTGGTGAAAATGGCATTGATTTCCTGTCCATCACCAAGGTACAATGCCATGGTAGGATAGTTGAGATCCCAGCCTCTTCCGGGAGTTATACCTTTACAAGTGCTATTTTCTCCAGTGATCTGTCTGAGATTGTCGATGTTGTGTTTGCATAGGAACTTCACATAATCTTCCTCGTCAGCAGCAAAAATTAGTCCCTGCTTGATTGCACGTGTAGGGTTGATGTGACCAGCACCATATGAAAATTCAAGATCGGGATGCTTCCTTGGATCCACATCGAAAGAAGTGGTCATGAGGGCAGATTTGATGGCAGCAGGGGACCAATCGGGGTGAGCAGCCTTGACATAAGCAGCTGCAGCGCTAGCATGAGGGGTCGCCATGGATGTCCCAGAGATTACATTGTACATGAGACTTCTTGTGTCACTGGCATAGGGAGTAGGTGGTGCGATTGGAGACCAGGCAGCGAGGATGTCCATCCCTGGGGCGGTGATGTCAGGCTGGTAGTAAGTAGTATCAATGAATAAATGAAACATAGCATATGTTGGACTACTGAATACAAAATTGTGCTATGAATAGAGACACATAATGTATCACTTTGAGAATGTCTGCAGAGATGGGGTTTGGTCCTCTTGAAGAGAAAGAAGCCACAATTGGAGCCGAGATGTCCTTAAAGCTGGTTTCAGCAACCATGATACTTGCAACTGGACTTCTGCATGCATTTTAAGTAATGTTTGGATCGAAGATCAGAATTTAAGTCAAGATGGTATTTAGAAAATATAGAAGTATACTAATTTCGTACTCTCTGTTTTTGATATAATCCAAAACTTCGACACCATCTTCTGCGCTGATCGCTAAAGCTGGAAATGGGTAATTGTAGGCAACGTCATATCCTGTGGAATGCGCGATGATGGTACCCAGCAGTAGGAACCAGAATGTTAGTAGTTGAAGGGGGAACACTGCAGAAGACAATCTTTCCTTTCACTTTTGCAGCATTCAATGCACCAGGTAAGCAATAACCTGCATCATATGGACCATAACTACCACTAGAGTTGGGTGCATCTCCGCCCCAGATTAATGGGTATGTACATGTCCCATTTCCTGTGATGTCGAAGTTATTGATGGCAAGTCCCTGCATTATTGGTGCACCAAAgttaggaagaaaaaaaatcttaattCCCTTCGTCACAACCCAAAAATCTCATATTGATTCTTACATTGAGAACTAGTTCATTACCCAAGACTACTGGGGTGATGAATTTGCGGTCAATAGTGCTAGCAGCAACCGTCAGCGACCATGGTTAGTAGTTGGAGAGATACAGGAAGAGGACCAGAGTTTCCTCCTGCATTTGAGGCTAAAATGCCCATGTTTCATAGCATGAAAAGACCCAATTGCAATGGCGCTTTCAAAGTAGTCATATGGATCACTAGCTGCTATGGAAACTGATATAATATCAACACCATCAGCAATTGCATTATCAGAAGCTTTGAGGATATCTGTCTCAGAAGATCCTTCGTGCCAGGAGACTTTGTACACCGCAATTCTGGCATTGGGAACTCCACCTCTTGCAACACCCTCTGCAAGACCGAAATAGCTTGCTCCCTTAATCCTTCGACCTGCAATAGTCGAGGAAACATGAGTACCACGTCCCATTGTAGCTCTTGGTGGTGTGATAT from Coffea eugenioides isolate CCC68of chromosome 8, Ceug_1.0, whole genome shotgun sequence encodes the following:
- the LOC113779219 gene encoding uncharacterized protein LOC113779219, which produces MIMLGKVDMQDTGLLLHYCASSNVNKKLILRILEYSFITAGVANVFAIYLQSTFDSGQVSSCVTDTCRINEPNDGECKSRTLQTRSHVAKSLGYKDGKTGKLLLESS
- the LOC113779218 gene encoding cucumisin-like, which translates into the protein MGRGTHVSSTIAGRRIKGASYFGLAEGVARGGVPNARIAVYKVSWHEGSSETDILKASDNAIADGVDIISVSIAASDPYDYFESAIAIGSFHAMKHGHFSLKCRRKLWSSSCISPTTNHGR
- the LOC113779216 gene encoding bifunctional dTDP-4-dehydrorhamnose 3,5-epimerase/dTDP-4-dehydrorhamnose reductase → MGFPANGSAETKPLKFLIYGRTGWIGGLLGKLCEAQGINYTYGSGRLESRESLESDIASVNPTHVFNAAGVTGRPNVDWCESHKVETIRTNVVGTLTLADVCREKGLILINYATGCIFEYDAAHLLGSGVGFKEEDTPNFIGSFYSKTKAMVEDLLKNYENVCTLRVRMPISSDLANPRNFITKITRYEKVVNIPNSMTILDELLPISIEMAKRDLTGIWNFTNPGVVSHNEILEMYKEYIDPKFTWKNFTLDEQAKVIVAPRSNNELDATKLKNEFPELLSIKESLLKYVFKPNQKTAA